A window from Mustela erminea isolate mMusErm1 chromosome 17, mMusErm1.Pri, whole genome shotgun sequence encodes these proteins:
- the KIRREL1 gene encoding kin of IRRE-like protein 1 isoform X1, whose translation MLSLLVWILTLSDTFSQGTQTRFSQEPADQTVVAGQRAVLPCVLLNYSGIVQWTKDGLALGMGQGLKAWPRYRVVGSADAGQYNLEITDAELSDDASYECQATEAALRSRRAKLTVLIPPEDTRIDGGPVILLQAGTPHNLTCRAFNAKPAATIIWFRDGTQQEGAVASTELLQDGKRETTVSQLLINPTDLDIGRVFTCRSVNEATPTGKETSIELDVHHPPTVTLSIEPQTVQEGERVVFTCQATANPEILGYRWAKGGFLIEDAHESRYETNVDYSFFTEPVSCEVRNKVGGTNVSTLVNVHFAPRIVVDPKPTTADIGSDVTLTCVWVGNPPLTLTWTKKDSNMGPRPPGSPPEAALSAQVLSNSNQLLLKSVTQADAGTYTCRAIVPRIGVAEREVPLYVNGPPIISSEAVQYAVRGDGGKVECFIGSTPPPDRIAWAWKENFLEAGTLERYTVERTDAGSGVLSTLTINNVMEADFQTHYNCTAWNSFGPGTAIIQLEEREVLPVGIIAGATIGAGALLTFFFIALVFFLYRRRKGSRKDVTLRKLDIKVETVNREPLTMHSDREEDTASVSTATRVMKAIYSSFKDDVDLKQDLRCEALDTREEYEMKDPTNGYYNVRAHEDRPASRAVLYADYRAPGPARFDGRPASRLSHSSGYAQLSSYSRAPASDFGPEPAGPGPAAPAGADSASTLSYENYDKFNPHPFPAAAGYPTYRLGYPQAPPSGLERTPFEAYDPIGKYATATRFSYTSQHSDYGQRFQQRMQTHV comes from the exons GGACCCAGACCCGCTTCAGCCAGGAGCCGGCTGACCAGACGGTGGTGGCAGGACAGCGGGCCGTGCTCCCCTGTGTGCTGCTCAACTACTCCGGCATCGTGCAATGGACCAAGGACGGGCTGGCGCTGGGCATGGGCCAGGGCCTCAAAG CCTGGCCACGGTATCGGGTCGTGGGCTCCGCGGATGCCGGGCAGTACAACCTGGAGATCACGGACGCCGAGCTGTCTGACGACGCCTCCTACGAGTGCCAGGCCACAGAGGCCGCCCTGCGCTCGCGGCGGGCCAAGCTCACCGTGCTCA TCCCCCCAGAGGACACCAGGATCGATGGCGGCCCTGTGATTCTGCTGCAAGCTGGCACCCCCCACAATCTCACATGCCGAGCCTTCAACGCCAAGCCGGCCGCCACCATCATCTGGTTCCGGGATGGGACACAGCAAGAGGGCGCTGTGGCCAGCACG GAGCTGCTGCAGGACGGGAAGAGAGAGACCACTGTCAGCCAGCTGCTCATCAACCCCACAGACCTGGACATCGGGCGCGTCTTCACCTGCCGCAGCGTGAACGAGGCCACGCCCACCGGCAAGGAGACGTCCATCGAGCTCGACGTGCACC ACCCTCCCACGGTGACCCTGTCTATTGAGCCGCAGACGGTACAGGAGGGGGAGCGCGTCGTCTTCACCTGCCAGGCCACAGCCAACCCCGAGATTCTGGGCTACAG GTGGGCCAAGGGCGGCTTCTTGATTGAAGACGCGCACGAGAGTCGCTATGAGACGAACGTCGACTATTCCTTCTTCACGGAGCCCGTGTCCTGTGAAGTCCGCAACAAAGTGGGGGGCACCAACGTCAGCACCTTAGTCAACGTCCACT TTGCCCCCCGGATCGTAGTTGACCCCAAGCCCACGACCGCAGACATTGGCTCTGACGTGACCCTCACCTGCGTCTGGGTGGGGAACCCCCCCCTCACCCTCACCTGGACCAAAAAGGACTCAAACATG GGGCCCAGGCCTCCTGGCTCCCCACCCGaggctgctctctctgcccaggTCCTGAGTAACAGCAACCAGTTGCTGCTGAAGTCAGTGACCCAGGCCGATGCGGGCACGTACACCTGCCGGGCCATCGTGCCTCGGATCGGCGTGGCCGAGAGGGAGGTGCCCCTCTACGTGAACG GGCCCCCCATTATCTCCAGCGAAGCGGTGCAGTATGCTGTCAGGGGCGACGGGGGCAAGGTGGAGTGTTTCATCGGGAGCACGCCACCCCCGGACCGCATC GCCTGGGCCTGGAAGGAGAACTTCCTGGAGGCGGGCACCCTGGAGCGCTACACGGTGGAGAGGACCGACGCGGGCAGCGGCGTGCTGTCCACGCTCACCATCAACAACGTCATGGAGGCAGACTTTCAGACGCACTACAACTGCACCGCCTGGAACAGCTTCGGGCCCGGCACGGCCATCATCCAGCTGGAGGAACGAG aGGTGCTGCCCGTGGGCATCATCGCCGGGGCCACCATCGGCGCGGGCGCGCTGCTCACCTTCTTCTTCATCGCCTTGGTGTTCTTCCTCTACCGACGCCGCAAAGGCA GTCGCAAGGACGTGACCCTTAGGAAGCTGGACATCAAGGTGGAGACTGTGAACCGGGAGCCACTCACGATGCATTCAGACCGGGAGGAGGACACCGCCAGCGTGTCCACGGCGACTCGGGTCATGAAGGCCATCTACTCG TCTTTCAAGGACGACGTGGACCTGAAGCAGGACCTGCGCTGCGAGGCCCTGGACACGCGGGAGGAGTACGAGATGAAG GACCCCACCAACGGCTACTACAACGTGCGCGCCCACGAGGACCGGCCGGCGTCGCGGGCCGTGCTCTACGCCGACTACCGCGCCCCCGGGCCCGCGCGCTTCGACGGGCGCCCGGCCTCCCGCCTCTCGCACTCGAGCGGCTACGCGCAGCTCAGCTCCTACAGCCGCGCCCCCGCGTCCGACTTCGGCCCCGAGCCCGCCGGCCCCGGGCCGGCCGCCCCAGCCGGCGCCGACTCGGCCAGCACGCTGTCCTACGAGAACTACGACAAGTTCAACCCGCACCCCTTCCCCGCGGCGGCGGGCTACCCCACCTACCGGCTGGGCTACCCGCAGGCGCCGCCGTCGGGCCTGGAGCGGACCCCGTTCGAGGCGTACGACCCGATCGGCAAGTACGCCACGGCCACCCGCTTCTCCTACACCTCGCAGCACTCGGACTACGGGCAGCGGTTCCAGCAGCGCATGCAGACTCACGTGTAG
- the KIRREL1 gene encoding kin of IRRE-like protein 1 isoform X2: MLSLLVWILTLSDTFSQGTQTRFSQEPADQTVVAGQRAVLPCVLLNYSGIVQWTKDGLALGMGQGLKAWPRYRVVGSADAGQYNLEITDAELSDDASYECQATEAALRSRRAKLTVLIPPEDTRIDGGPVILLQAGTPHNLTCRAFNAKPAATIIWFRDGTQQEGAVASTELLQDGKRETTVSQLLINPTDLDIGRVFTCRSVNEATPTGKETSIELDVHHPPTVTLSIEPQTVQEGERVVFTCQATANPEILGYRWAKGGFLIEDAHESRYETNVDYSFFTEPVSCEVRNKVGGTNVSTLVNVHFAPRIVVDPKPTTADIGSDVTLTCVWVGNPPLTLTWTKKDSNMVLSNSNQLLLKSVTQADAGTYTCRAIVPRIGVAEREVPLYVNGPPIISSEAVQYAVRGDGGKVECFIGSTPPPDRIAWAWKENFLEAGTLERYTVERTDAGSGVLSTLTINNVMEADFQTHYNCTAWNSFGPGTAIIQLEEREVLPVGIIAGATIGAGALLTFFFIALVFFLYRRRKGSRKDVTLRKLDIKVETVNREPLTMHSDREEDTASVSTATRVMKAIYSSFKDDVDLKQDLRCEALDTREEYEMKDPTNGYYNVRAHEDRPASRAVLYADYRAPGPARFDGRPASRLSHSSGYAQLSSYSRAPASDFGPEPAGPGPAAPAGADSASTLSYENYDKFNPHPFPAAAGYPTYRLGYPQAPPSGLERTPFEAYDPIGKYATATRFSYTSQHSDYGQRFQQRMQTHV; encoded by the exons GGACCCAGACCCGCTTCAGCCAGGAGCCGGCTGACCAGACGGTGGTGGCAGGACAGCGGGCCGTGCTCCCCTGTGTGCTGCTCAACTACTCCGGCATCGTGCAATGGACCAAGGACGGGCTGGCGCTGGGCATGGGCCAGGGCCTCAAAG CCTGGCCACGGTATCGGGTCGTGGGCTCCGCGGATGCCGGGCAGTACAACCTGGAGATCACGGACGCCGAGCTGTCTGACGACGCCTCCTACGAGTGCCAGGCCACAGAGGCCGCCCTGCGCTCGCGGCGGGCCAAGCTCACCGTGCTCA TCCCCCCAGAGGACACCAGGATCGATGGCGGCCCTGTGATTCTGCTGCAAGCTGGCACCCCCCACAATCTCACATGCCGAGCCTTCAACGCCAAGCCGGCCGCCACCATCATCTGGTTCCGGGATGGGACACAGCAAGAGGGCGCTGTGGCCAGCACG GAGCTGCTGCAGGACGGGAAGAGAGAGACCACTGTCAGCCAGCTGCTCATCAACCCCACAGACCTGGACATCGGGCGCGTCTTCACCTGCCGCAGCGTGAACGAGGCCACGCCCACCGGCAAGGAGACGTCCATCGAGCTCGACGTGCACC ACCCTCCCACGGTGACCCTGTCTATTGAGCCGCAGACGGTACAGGAGGGGGAGCGCGTCGTCTTCACCTGCCAGGCCACAGCCAACCCCGAGATTCTGGGCTACAG GTGGGCCAAGGGCGGCTTCTTGATTGAAGACGCGCACGAGAGTCGCTATGAGACGAACGTCGACTATTCCTTCTTCACGGAGCCCGTGTCCTGTGAAGTCCGCAACAAAGTGGGGGGCACCAACGTCAGCACCTTAGTCAACGTCCACT TTGCCCCCCGGATCGTAGTTGACCCCAAGCCCACGACCGCAGACATTGGCTCTGACGTGACCCTCACCTGCGTCTGGGTGGGGAACCCCCCCCTCACCCTCACCTGGACCAAAAAGGACTCAAACATG gTCCTGAGTAACAGCAACCAGTTGCTGCTGAAGTCAGTGACCCAGGCCGATGCGGGCACGTACACCTGCCGGGCCATCGTGCCTCGGATCGGCGTGGCCGAGAGGGAGGTGCCCCTCTACGTGAACG GGCCCCCCATTATCTCCAGCGAAGCGGTGCAGTATGCTGTCAGGGGCGACGGGGGCAAGGTGGAGTGTTTCATCGGGAGCACGCCACCCCCGGACCGCATC GCCTGGGCCTGGAAGGAGAACTTCCTGGAGGCGGGCACCCTGGAGCGCTACACGGTGGAGAGGACCGACGCGGGCAGCGGCGTGCTGTCCACGCTCACCATCAACAACGTCATGGAGGCAGACTTTCAGACGCACTACAACTGCACCGCCTGGAACAGCTTCGGGCCCGGCACGGCCATCATCCAGCTGGAGGAACGAG aGGTGCTGCCCGTGGGCATCATCGCCGGGGCCACCATCGGCGCGGGCGCGCTGCTCACCTTCTTCTTCATCGCCTTGGTGTTCTTCCTCTACCGACGCCGCAAAGGCA GTCGCAAGGACGTGACCCTTAGGAAGCTGGACATCAAGGTGGAGACTGTGAACCGGGAGCCACTCACGATGCATTCAGACCGGGAGGAGGACACCGCCAGCGTGTCCACGGCGACTCGGGTCATGAAGGCCATCTACTCG TCTTTCAAGGACGACGTGGACCTGAAGCAGGACCTGCGCTGCGAGGCCCTGGACACGCGGGAGGAGTACGAGATGAAG GACCCCACCAACGGCTACTACAACGTGCGCGCCCACGAGGACCGGCCGGCGTCGCGGGCCGTGCTCTACGCCGACTACCGCGCCCCCGGGCCCGCGCGCTTCGACGGGCGCCCGGCCTCCCGCCTCTCGCACTCGAGCGGCTACGCGCAGCTCAGCTCCTACAGCCGCGCCCCCGCGTCCGACTTCGGCCCCGAGCCCGCCGGCCCCGGGCCGGCCGCCCCAGCCGGCGCCGACTCGGCCAGCACGCTGTCCTACGAGAACTACGACAAGTTCAACCCGCACCCCTTCCCCGCGGCGGCGGGCTACCCCACCTACCGGCTGGGCTACCCGCAGGCGCCGCCGTCGGGCCTGGAGCGGACCCCGTTCGAGGCGTACGACCCGATCGGCAAGTACGCCACGGCCACCCGCTTCTCCTACACCTCGCAGCACTCGGACTACGGGCAGCGGTTCCAGCAGCGCATGCAGACTCACGTGTAG
- the KIRREL1 gene encoding kin of IRRE-like protein 1 isoform X3, translating into MVAASRPGVVPPEDTRIDGGPVILLQAGTPHNLTCRAFNAKPAATIIWFRDGTQQEGAVASTELLQDGKRETTVSQLLINPTDLDIGRVFTCRSVNEATPTGKETSIELDVHHPPTVTLSIEPQTVQEGERVVFTCQATANPEILGYRWAKGGFLIEDAHESRYETNVDYSFFTEPVSCEVRNKVGGTNVSTLVNVHFAPRIVVDPKPTTADIGSDVTLTCVWVGNPPLTLTWTKKDSNMGPRPPGSPPEAALSAQVLSNSNQLLLKSVTQADAGTYTCRAIVPRIGVAEREVPLYVNGPPIISSEAVQYAVRGDGGKVECFIGSTPPPDRIAWAWKENFLEAGTLERYTVERTDAGSGVLSTLTINNVMEADFQTHYNCTAWNSFGPGTAIIQLEEREVLPVGIIAGATIGAGALLTFFFIALVFFLYRRRKGSRKDVTLRKLDIKVETVNREPLTMHSDREEDTASVSTATRVMKAIYSSFKDDVDLKQDLRCEALDTREEYEMKDPTNGYYNVRAHEDRPASRAVLYADYRAPGPARFDGRPASRLSHSSGYAQLSSYSRAPASDFGPEPAGPGPAAPAGADSASTLSYENYDKFNPHPFPAAAGYPTYRLGYPQAPPSGLERTPFEAYDPIGKYATATRFSYTSQHSDYGQRFQQRMQTHV; encoded by the exons ATGGTGGCCGCCTCTAGGCCTGGAGTTG TCCCCCCAGAGGACACCAGGATCGATGGCGGCCCTGTGATTCTGCTGCAAGCTGGCACCCCCCACAATCTCACATGCCGAGCCTTCAACGCCAAGCCGGCCGCCACCATCATCTGGTTCCGGGATGGGACACAGCAAGAGGGCGCTGTGGCCAGCACG GAGCTGCTGCAGGACGGGAAGAGAGAGACCACTGTCAGCCAGCTGCTCATCAACCCCACAGACCTGGACATCGGGCGCGTCTTCACCTGCCGCAGCGTGAACGAGGCCACGCCCACCGGCAAGGAGACGTCCATCGAGCTCGACGTGCACC ACCCTCCCACGGTGACCCTGTCTATTGAGCCGCAGACGGTACAGGAGGGGGAGCGCGTCGTCTTCACCTGCCAGGCCACAGCCAACCCCGAGATTCTGGGCTACAG GTGGGCCAAGGGCGGCTTCTTGATTGAAGACGCGCACGAGAGTCGCTATGAGACGAACGTCGACTATTCCTTCTTCACGGAGCCCGTGTCCTGTGAAGTCCGCAACAAAGTGGGGGGCACCAACGTCAGCACCTTAGTCAACGTCCACT TTGCCCCCCGGATCGTAGTTGACCCCAAGCCCACGACCGCAGACATTGGCTCTGACGTGACCCTCACCTGCGTCTGGGTGGGGAACCCCCCCCTCACCCTCACCTGGACCAAAAAGGACTCAAACATG GGGCCCAGGCCTCCTGGCTCCCCACCCGaggctgctctctctgcccaggTCCTGAGTAACAGCAACCAGTTGCTGCTGAAGTCAGTGACCCAGGCCGATGCGGGCACGTACACCTGCCGGGCCATCGTGCCTCGGATCGGCGTGGCCGAGAGGGAGGTGCCCCTCTACGTGAACG GGCCCCCCATTATCTCCAGCGAAGCGGTGCAGTATGCTGTCAGGGGCGACGGGGGCAAGGTGGAGTGTTTCATCGGGAGCACGCCACCCCCGGACCGCATC GCCTGGGCCTGGAAGGAGAACTTCCTGGAGGCGGGCACCCTGGAGCGCTACACGGTGGAGAGGACCGACGCGGGCAGCGGCGTGCTGTCCACGCTCACCATCAACAACGTCATGGAGGCAGACTTTCAGACGCACTACAACTGCACCGCCTGGAACAGCTTCGGGCCCGGCACGGCCATCATCCAGCTGGAGGAACGAG aGGTGCTGCCCGTGGGCATCATCGCCGGGGCCACCATCGGCGCGGGCGCGCTGCTCACCTTCTTCTTCATCGCCTTGGTGTTCTTCCTCTACCGACGCCGCAAAGGCA GTCGCAAGGACGTGACCCTTAGGAAGCTGGACATCAAGGTGGAGACTGTGAACCGGGAGCCACTCACGATGCATTCAGACCGGGAGGAGGACACCGCCAGCGTGTCCACGGCGACTCGGGTCATGAAGGCCATCTACTCG TCTTTCAAGGACGACGTGGACCTGAAGCAGGACCTGCGCTGCGAGGCCCTGGACACGCGGGAGGAGTACGAGATGAAG GACCCCACCAACGGCTACTACAACGTGCGCGCCCACGAGGACCGGCCGGCGTCGCGGGCCGTGCTCTACGCCGACTACCGCGCCCCCGGGCCCGCGCGCTTCGACGGGCGCCCGGCCTCCCGCCTCTCGCACTCGAGCGGCTACGCGCAGCTCAGCTCCTACAGCCGCGCCCCCGCGTCCGACTTCGGCCCCGAGCCCGCCGGCCCCGGGCCGGCCGCCCCAGCCGGCGCCGACTCGGCCAGCACGCTGTCCTACGAGAACTACGACAAGTTCAACCCGCACCCCTTCCCCGCGGCGGCGGGCTACCCCACCTACCGGCTGGGCTACCCGCAGGCGCCGCCGTCGGGCCTGGAGCGGACCCCGTTCGAGGCGTACGACCCGATCGGCAAGTACGCCACGGCCACCCGCTTCTCCTACACCTCGCAGCACTCGGACTACGGGCAGCGGTTCCAGCAGCGCATGCAGACTCACGTGTAG